The genomic window CAGCCGGGGACTGCCAGCTGGGGACTGGAGAGCAGGACCCAGAAAGTgaagtttcttttgtttcagttcagCAGAAGGTACAAGCCAGGATCACGGCATCACCGACCATTAGCCACATTGTGGAGAAGAGTGCAGACAGGTACTGTGCCCCAGGGTGCCagagggggtgtggggggagggAGCTTCGCCAGCTATTGCCCTGTGCTGGGCCAGCTGCAATAACGTCCCAGCCTTGCTTGCTTCCCTGCTGGTCTCCAGCACTGGAGGCCTGGCACCCCTGGCAGACAGAGCAGTGGCTTGGGCAGAGTGCCTTGTAACCCTCTGGAGATGCTCTGGGGGCTCCTTGCAGAGCACACAGGGCGGGGAGAACCCCTGCAGACAGACAGGCCTTGCATGTAGGTTGTGCTTCCCAGCATCATCTCAGGCGGGGCTGTGTCCTGACATCTTCCCAGTGGCACCAGTCCCACGAAGTCCCTGGCGGAGCCCAGTGATGCTCCGAGGCGTTGCCTTAGAGCCTGTAGACCCAGGGGCAGTGTGGGGCAGCCGAGGCTGTGGGACTGGCAGGGAGCGTGGCAGGGAGGAGGCCTGTGCCCTTTGTGCATCTGCATTTTGTGCTGCTTGTGCCGGGTACCCGGCAGCGCTGGCAGCCGGGGAGACCCGTGCCTGGTGGGGTGCAGGCTGTGCCGGTGCGCCTGCCAGCGGTCGGCTGGTGCCCTGGCAAAGCTgactgcctctctctctctgtctctctctccctgtccctgtccctctccGGTGCCCAGGCTGAGGGACTGGAATGCAGAAGGCTCCTTTATCTCCTGCCTACAGGACCTGACAGCGGGCTCCTGGCAGGAGGGGGTCACCCGAAGGCTGTGCCCGACGTACACCGTGGCTGCCGGGGCGCAGGGCCAGGAGCAAGAGCAGGTCCTGGCACCGGCCGTGGAGCTGATGCGggtcagctctgcagaggacagcgactggcagccccagcaccccacgggcggctggctggaggaggcagACAGCCACTTCTTTGGGCAGGTGAGGGTAAGAGCAACAGCAGGGGCAGGCCCCATGGGCAGCCCCTTGCCTGCCACCAGGTCAGCCGGGCTGACCGGCTGCTTGAGGGGCAGAGGTGTCCCCGCAGAACCATTGCGCTGGCCCCTGGGGGGGCCTCTCAGCCCTCTGGTGGCCCAGAATAGCCTGCTTTGCACCCGATACGTGAGCTCTTGCTCTCCATTTATAAACCAGGCAGCCTCCCTGCTTGCTTCCTTATTGAGTAtctgccctggctgctggccCTGACAGCCTGCTGAGGCCAGAAATAGAGCTGGTCTGGGGGCCAGGCAGGGCGGTGGGCATCCTGCCGCAGCCGCATGGAGCTGGCAGGTACAGGGCgagggcaggcagagctgtcCCGGCAGCGTGGCTGCTCTcgggggcagctgcagcagggcagctgcgCAGCTCCGTGGTGCCATGCGCAGCCTCAGCGGCAGCCCCGACCCCTGGCTCCCACCTGGGGCTTCGTTTGTCCCGTGACAGAGGactgcctgctgccctggggccGCAGCCAGCAAGACAGGTTGTTGGCAGAGCCCGGGCAGGCTGACGGGGACGGGGGACAGGGCTGTCCCTGTCACCGCCTGGCTGGGGACGGGTGGTGCTgttgcagccccagccccatgaCTTTGACAGAAACTGTGAGCGCAAAGGACACCCCACCTGCCTGCCGCCTTCTCCCGCCCCAGCCAGCTGATCTGCAGCAGCTAGGGTTACAGCAGCCCTCCCACAGAGCCGGGGCGCGCTGCGGACCCACGGGCAGCTCCTGCACAGGGGGCTTTGTGCGTCCCAGCCGGGCAGCGTGGCCGGAGTCTGAGCGGCGGGTTCGGGACCTGTGGGGCACACGCCCAGCCCTGCGGAAGCAGGATGTGGGGCTTCCTGGCCCAGCTGCTGATTGTCGTggtgctgctggccttcttCCTGGTCAGCTGCCAGAATGTCATGCACATCGTCAGGGGCTCTGTCCGCTTCCTGCTCAAACACGCCCACCGTGAGCTGGACAAGGAGCTCGGGGAGAGCCAGGGGCTGGTGGATGATGAGGAGTCTCTCTCCACCAGGGTCGTCCGCCGGCGTGTCCTTGTGAAGGTAATGGGCAGGGAGCTGAAAAAGCAGCGCCGGGACAAGcgcagaggagagcagaggaggggctggggcagtgcaggagccagaggctgtggggtgtGCGTAAGATGAGCTGTGCTGCTTGCAGAGGGGCTCCTCTTGCCCCCTGGAACACCGTACTGTtcctcctgtccctgcagggcaATGAAGTTCTTCACCTCCCTGGGGAGCAGGTGACAGAGGAGCAGTTCACAGACGAACAAGGCAATATCATCACCAAGAAGGTGAGTGACCAGGGGCAGGGTGCGTGCAGGGTGCGTGCCGCAGCCTTCCTGCTCTCCCCTCTCCAGGCTGTCCCGCTCCTCCCTGCAGCGCAGGGGCTGTGCAGGGTGCCTGCGTTCTGCCCTCTGCGGTTACAGTCACAGGGGACAGGGGATCCCTGCCACGTGGGGCTCAGGGCCAGACTGGGCGAGGAGGGCGGCACGGTGCCCGAGGGCTGGCTGGGTCTGCCCTGCGTGGGCTGGTAACTTGGGGCTGGCTGTGACGCCTGGTTGCACGACTCTCCGCAGATCATTCGGAAGGTGGTGCGTCAGCTGGGCCCCAGTGACACGGATGACAGGCAGGAGCATGAGGAGCTGATTCTGGAGGGCTCCCTGCAGGAGCCCCAAGACCTAGAGGCCGAGGCCGATCACTTCGTGAAGTACTCCATCCTGCACCGGGATGGTCTAGGGGCCAAGGTACGGTGTGGCTCGTAACCTGCCTTGCGGGTGCCCTGCTTGGGGCCAGCACTGCCTCTGCAGCACTTGCGGGCTCTGGAGTTCCACCACCCTCTGTCCTTTCTTCTGTCCTGCTTTCCTCTCCTGTTTCCCTTCTGTGGCTGCCGGGGGCAGCTCTTGCCCCCTGCACCAGTCTTCTTGCTTGGTGTCTTCTGCCAACTGACTCTGCCTTTCCCTCTCCTGTCCttttctgtgtgtctgtctgttcACCTGGGTGATGTCCTGCCTCCTGTCCCTGCGGCTCCCTCAGGAGGAGGTACAAGCGCGTGTCCCGAAACTGGAGGTCTCCgggggcaggatgggggctCAGATAGTGAAACGAGCCAGCCTGAAAAGGGGAAAGCAGTGACCCCCTCAAATGGCCTCTTTTGAGGTAACTCAACCGttgttcttccttctgtgccagctccccgtgctgctgcctgcgcTGAGCTGCGGCTCACGAGCACCCTGCTGGGGGCGTGcggcagggctgtgcccagctcTCAGCCGGCAGAGAGGGGCCGCAGCGAAGAGGtgggggcaggcagagctgtgctacCCCACACAGGTTCTGCTGGGGGCCAGGAAAGGGGGCGCAGTCCATGGCAGGATGCCGCTGCGTATAAGAGCAGCAGGGATGTGGTGCAGGTGGAGTGCAGGAACACAAGGCTTGCAGGGGTTGAGGGCAGGGGACCTGTTCTTGTCACGGGACATTTATTCTGTTGATCCCCAGCATGAGCACTGGATCATCCATTCTCGTGTGTATTCCCTGCACCCTGAGCCGCCCGTTAGGTGGAACAAGGAGGCTTAAGGCAGGAGCTTGGCACAGCGCCCTGGGACCCGGCCGTGTCCTGACGCTCTGCACTCGCCGCCGGGCTGGCAGCGCGGCACCCGGGGGCAGGCACGGCACGCAGgctccccagctgccagctcctgcctgcgcCAGGGAGGAGACTGCCTAACAGGGGCAGTCGTCCTCCAGCCTCGCTGTGCGTGCGTGATGTGTgtgtcttctctctctccctctaaTCTCTTTGCTGTGTTAGTGGGTTGTCTGTGGTGCGTGACAGTCAAAACACTTGTGCTTGTGGACGTGCTCATGCAGACTGTGTCCCCACACCTATTGCCTGCCCCTCTCCTCAGACAGTCCCTGGGTCTACCTCTCTCTGCGGTGCTGCTCCTTAGCTCCTGCTGTTTCCACAGCATGCAAAAACAGCTCAGGGACTGCGTTAGGAACCTGGGGGATCTTACCTGCTGCTGTGAGAGCGCAGCGCGGTCATTCACCCTAGGTGAGGCTGGGGGCTCGGGACTGGCCTCCAAAGGGATATGTCCGCCCCAAAGCCTACAgcagccctcccagctccttcccagTGCCACAGTGCCTTTGgtgcagctcagctcctgcttGTCACTGCTTTTTGCAGCTGGGACAGCAACATCAATACCATCTACGCCATCTGTTCCAGAGAGAGCACGCACTGATGCTCTGTTGCTGTCTCTCTGGCACCCCCCACAAAATTTATCTTGTGGTGACTGGGCATAATGGGTGCACGTAGGACAAGCGCAGGGTGCAAAAAGGGCTGGGACTGCCACATACCCAGCCGtcccctccctttctcctgGCTGTGCCACCACAAATGCCTGGGAACCccatctctgtctctctctgtgtcTCTCCAGGATCTCACCTCAACGCCAAACCACTGAACTCCACACATGTTCTGACACCAACCtgtgaagagaagagaggaaaacagagtggaggggagcagggctggctgtaCATGTTTCTATAGGCTAATGGCATGATTTCTGTACGAGACATACTTACCGTCCTACTCGCATGACTGACTGACTGCAAGACGCATGAGCTACAGTACTTAAAACAGACGGAGGGGCCCCCGTCCCTGCCCCACTGCCAGCAGGAGCCCAAAGAAAGCAGCACGCACGAGGGATATCCTCTCAGCTCCTCTGGGAGGCGAGAGCCGGACTGGCAGCATGCAAGAGGGAAGGAGAACCCACCCTCGCAGATCCGCGTGTGTCAGTGCATCCCCACGcctgtgctccagctgcaggagggaggctggagcagcaTGGCTGCTCACCGTGCAAGGAGAGGGGCTTGACCCTCGTCACCCGTGCTGCCTCTGCTGGACTCACTTCTCCTCCCTCTCAGTGAGTGCTGGGGCatggggagggcagcagctggaaagGTGTGGgagaggagggctgcagggagcgtggctgccctgggcagaggggCTGGCGCAGGGctgcccttcctctccccagcacGTGCAGCGTCTCCCACCagggcagggctctgggctCGTTGCTTGTGTTGAAAGTGTAAACTGTACAGCAATCAGCCTTGTGTATATGAACCAATAAATACTATGCAAACCCCTAGGGACACTCTAGCAGTATGTACAAAGCACTAAAAGCTCCACTCCCAAATACCTCTTCAGGCTGCAGGATGGGCAAAGCCTTTGGAGTATGTGAGCAGCTCTGGTGAACAGAGCTGGGAGGCTACAGGAGTAAAAGGGCAGCAGActgcccctgccctgtgcccctCTGCCTGAGCCTGGGCCCTTCCTGGCCTGAAGACAGGGGCCCATGGGGACAGTCCCCTGGGCTGGTCCATGGTGCAAGCCCCAGTTTGTGCTGGCTTCAGCTGGGGTGAAGCTGGTAGCCTGCACTGAGGTGCTTGGGGCCCAGGGAAGAGGAGTAGTGAGACAGAGCAGGGGATGCTTGTGCCACACACAGGGTTGTGCCTAGCTCTACTCAGCACAATATCTGCTCAGGAGATGAGCCAGGAACTGGCAGGAGTCAAAAGCCTGCACTGCGCATCCTGTGCAAGGACTTTGCAGGGTCCCCTGGCCTCCCTGCGAGGGCACAAATGAGCACAGACCCTTAACCCCATGGATGCTGGCCCTCCCAGGACCAACCCCagaaatatgggggggctgctcccctcGGTGGCTGCACTTTGGCCAGGAGAaaggccctgctgcagcagcccaggctgagcagccaTGCTGGGAGCCAGGGCAACACCCGGGCcagctgctctggcaggggaGCGGTGACAGGCAGGGCTGCCCAGGCGACGCAGAGAGGTGCAGGAGGTTGAATCTGCTACAAAACTTGACCCTAGGAGGACAGGATGCAGACAGTGGCAGTAGGTCCCATGTCCCCAGTTCTGTCCTTTACCTAACCAATGTGGGGGTCTGGCTTTTGTAGCACGGTGGTGTGGAGACGCCCCTGCTCTTTCCATGGAGTTGGCCGGGGGCCTGTTTTGCAGGGCATGAGGTTGCTCTCTGTAGCCACATGCAGAACAAGCCCACCTCCAGCTTCAGGCCGTGCAATGGTGGCCCTGGCAGGGGCCCCCTTTCTTGCAGGGCTACTGTCTTGCAGCGGGTGCGCATCTGCCAGGAAAGCCCCCGGCTCCTCTGCAGTCTGGTTAAGAAGCCTAGCTGCAGCAAAGCAAATGGCCCAGCTTAGCCCCGGAGAGCAAAACaaccccttccccaccccaccccgaaGTTGAGCCATGTAGGCAGATTCTCCATCCATCACCCTTGCTGTGTACAATAACCTACCTAGACCCACTGCGACAGCTGACTCCGTAGCATCACTGTAGAGTTGTGTTGGGTCCTGTGCTTTGGCCTCGTATACGCCTTAGGGAATGTGCTGTGCTGCAACCGTGCCCGGCACCTGCAGTGACATTGCT from Anser cygnoides isolate HZ-2024a breed goose chromosome 26, Taihu_goose_T2T_genome, whole genome shotgun sequence includes these protein-coding regions:
- the ANK1 gene encoding ankyrin-1 isoform X11, giving the protein MWGFLAQLLIVVVLLAFFLVSCQNVMHIVRGSVRFLLKHAHRELDKELGESQGLVDDEESLSTRVVRRRVLVKGNEVLHLPGEQVTEEQFTDEQGNIITKKIIRKVVRQLGPSDTDDRQEHEELILEGSLQEPQDLEAEADHFVKYSILHRDGLGAKEEVQARVPKLEVSGGRMGAQIVKRASLKRGKQ